The genomic DNA CTGTACGTACTTCTACGCAAACGAGCGACAATACCCACCTGAGCTCAAGAATCAGGTTGAGGCAGCCATTAAGAACGCCGAAGCTGTCATGGGTGCAAAGTTCGGCGACACAACCAATCCGCTGCTGATGAGCTGCCGATCGGGTGCTCGCGAATCTATGCCCGGCATGATGGATACCGTCCTGAACATTGGTATCAACGAGCAGGTCGTACAGGCACTGATCAAGCAGTCCGGCAACGAACACTTCGCATGGGACAGCTACCGCCGTTTGATTCAGATGTATGGCGACGTCGTCCTCGGGCTCAAGCCGGAATCAAAGAACGATCCGGACCACTTTGAAGATATCCTCGATCATGCCCGTGAACAGGCTGGCGTTGAGCACGAAAAGGACCTCAGCACAGAAACCCTGAAGGATATCGTCGTCCAGTTCAAGGCTGTCATCAAGAAGCATGCCGGAATTGACTTCCCCGAAGATCCCATGGAACAACTTTGGGGCTGTATCGGAGCCGTATTCGGCAGCTGGATGAATGACCGAGCGATGGTCTATCGTCGGCAGTACGGAATTCCTCACAGCTGGGGAACGGCTGTAAATGTTCAGGCGATGGTCTTCGGCAACCTCGGCGACGACTGCGCAACGGGCGTCGGTCTGACTCGAAACTGCTCCGTCGGTATCCCCGGATTCTGCGGTGACTACCTGATCAACGCTCAGGGCGAAGACGTTGTTGCCGGAACGCGTACCCCAAAGCGTATCGAAGAAACGCTGAAGCTGGATGCACCAGACGCTTACGCTCAGCTCGACAACATCGGGAAAGCACTGGAACAGCATTACAAAGAAGTTCAGGACATTGAGTTCACTGTTCAGCGCGGCAAGGTCTGGATGCTTCAGACTCGAAACGCCAAGCGAACCGGCTTCGCTGCCGTTCGCATTGCTGTGGACCTGGTAAACGAAGGCCTGATCGACGCGAAGACGGCCCTTCAAAAACGCCGTATTCCTGCCGACGACCTCAACCAGCTGCTTCAGCCGATTTTCAACCCCGCTGATAAGGCTCAGGCGGAAAAGGACAATCGACTGCTGGCTAAAGGCATCAACGCTGGTCCAGGTGCAGCGACCGGACAGATCGTCTTCCATGCGTCGGACGCAGAGGAAATGTACAACGCGGACAATGATGTCCAGCTGATTCTGGTGCGTAAGGAAACCAGCCCGGAAGACCTGCGAGGCATGAAGGTTGCCAAAGGTATTCTCACCGCGTTTGGTGGGGCTTCATCACACGCAGCGCTCGTCAGCCGCCAGATGGGCAAGACCTGCGTTTGCGGATGCGACAAGCTCAACATCGACTACGAAGCTGGCACAGTCACTGTCGCCGGTCAGGTCTTGAAGGGTGGTGACTGGATTTCTGTGGATGGCTTTACAGGTGAAGTCTTCGCAGGCAAGATCGAAACCAGTCCTTCAGAAGTCATGGAAGTCATGACTGGTAACATGAAGCCGGAAGAATCAGAAGTCTATCAGCGATACGCTCAGCTGATGGCCTGGGCAGATGAACACCGAACTCTGAAGGTGCGAGCCAACACGGAATCGCACGACGCAGAAATCAGTGTTCAACTGGGTGCGGAAGGCGTGGGCCTTTGCCGAACAGAGCACATGTTCTTTGATCACCTTGACGAAATGCGGGAAATGATCTTCTCCCGGACAAAGGTGGATCGTGAGAAGGCCCTGGCAAAACTGATCACCTTCCAGCGAGACGACTTCACACACTTGTTCAAAGTAATGGCTGGCAAGGCTGTTACAATTCGTCTTCTTGACCCACCGCTGCATGAATTCCTGTCTGAGCACCACATGCACGAAGATCCAACGCTGGCAGCAAAGCTGGCGAAGACTTTCGGTGTGACGGAAGAAGACGTGAAGCGACGCGTTGCGGAACTGGTTGAATCGAATCCGATGCTCGGTCACCGTGGTTGCCGGCTGGGGATCGTCTACCCGGAAATTACCGCGATGCAGGCTCGAGCGATTCTTGAAGCCGCATGTGCCTGCAAGAAAGAAGGCATCGAAGTTCTTCCGGAAATTATGATTCCACTGGCTGGCTACAAGGCAGAAGTGGATAATCAGACTGCTGTCATCAAAGAAACGGCTGCTAAGGTCTTCGCAGAACAAGGCATCACCGTTGACTACATGACC from Planctomycetaceae bacterium includes the following:
- the ppdK gene encoding pyruvate, phosphate dikinase produces the protein MAAETKYVYVFGDGKADGDATQKALLGGKGANLAEMSRIGMPVPAGFTISTEVCTYFYANERQYPPELKNQVEAAIKNAEAVMGAKFGDTTNPLLMSCRSGARESMPGMMDTVLNIGINEQVVQALIKQSGNEHFAWDSYRRLIQMYGDVVLGLKPESKNDPDHFEDILDHAREQAGVEHEKDLSTETLKDIVVQFKAVIKKHAGIDFPEDPMEQLWGCIGAVFGSWMNDRAMVYRRQYGIPHSWGTAVNVQAMVFGNLGDDCATGVGLTRNCSVGIPGFCGDYLINAQGEDVVAGTRTPKRIEETLKLDAPDAYAQLDNIGKALEQHYKEVQDIEFTVQRGKVWMLQTRNAKRTGFAAVRIAVDLVNEGLIDAKTALQKRRIPADDLNQLLQPIFNPADKAQAEKDNRLLAKGINAGPGAATGQIVFHASDAEEMYNADNDVQLILVRKETSPEDLRGMKVAKGILTAFGGASSHAALVSRQMGKTCVCGCDKLNIDYEAGTVTVAGQVLKGGDWISVDGFTGEVFAGKIETSPSEVMEVMTGNMKPEESEVYQRYAQLMAWADEHRTLKVRANTESHDAEISVQLGAEGVGLCRTEHMFFDHLDEMREMIFSRTKVDREKALAKLITFQRDDFTHLFKVMAGKAVTIRLLDPPLHEFLSEHHMHEDPTLAAKLAKTFGVTEEDVKRRVAELVESNPMLGHRGCRLGIVYPEITAMQARAILEAACACKKEGIEVLPEIMIPLAGYKAEVDNQTAVIKETAAKVFAEQGITVDYMTGTMIEIPRAAMTAGEIAETAEFFSFGTNDLTQTGLGISRDDYKGFIGYYTEHDIMPADPFQTIDQVGIGRLMKTAVADGRGTRKDLKIGICGEHGGDPKSVYFCHEIGLNYVSCSPRRIPIARLAAAQAAVEAAST